In Desulfatibacillum aliphaticivorans DSM 15576, a single genomic region encodes these proteins:
- a CDS encoding sulfide/dihydroorotate dehydrogenase-like FAD/NAD-binding protein, with protein sequence MFKILSRREMAQGTVVENVIEAPQIAKKAKPGQFVILRVNETGERIPLTMANTDPERGTITLIYQIVGKTTSLMKTLQVGDAFMDIAGPLGKPTHIDNIGTVVCIGGGTGVAVLHPITRGFKEMGNKVIGIIGARNKELLIMEDEMKAASTEFEVCTDDGSCGYHGFGTDLLKKRLESEKVDLVVGIGPVPMMKFVCSVTKQYDVPTLVSLNAIMVDGTGMCGCCRVSVGGDTKFACVDGPEFDGHKVDFDGLSQRLAGYMAEEKVSMDRFTASCNCSCKE encoded by the coding sequence ATGTTTAAAATTTTATCAAGACGGGAAATGGCCCAGGGAACTGTGGTCGAAAACGTTATCGAGGCCCCGCAAATTGCAAAAAAAGCCAAACCCGGCCAGTTTGTGATTCTGCGCGTCAATGAGACAGGGGAAAGAATTCCCCTGACCATGGCCAACACCGACCCTGAAAGGGGAACCATCACCCTGATTTATCAGATTGTCGGCAAAACCACCTCTCTGATGAAGACCCTGCAGGTCGGGGACGCTTTCATGGATATCGCCGGACCGTTGGGCAAGCCCACCCATATTGACAATATAGGCACCGTGGTATGCATCGGCGGCGGCACCGGCGTGGCCGTGCTTCATCCCATCACCCGTGGTTTCAAGGAGATGGGCAACAAGGTCATCGGCATCATTGGCGCTCGCAACAAAGAGCTGCTGATCATGGAAGATGAAATGAAGGCCGCTTCCACCGAATTTGAAGTATGCACGGACGACGGGTCCTGCGGTTACCATGGTTTTGGAACGGACCTTTTGAAGAAAAGGCTGGAGAGCGAGAAAGTCGACCTGGTCGTCGGCATCGGCCCCGTGCCCATGATGAAGTTCGTGTGCTCCGTGACCAAGCAATATGACGTGCCTACCCTGGTCAGCCTGAACGCCATTATGGTGGACGGCACCGGCATGTGCGGCTGCTGCCGCGTTTCCGTGGGCGGAGACACCAAGTTCGCTTGTGTGGATGGCCCCGAGTTTGACGGCCACAAAGTGGACTTCGACGGTCTCTCCCAGAGGCTCGCAGGCTACATGGCTGAGGAAAAGGTCTCCATGGACCGCTTCACGGCGTCTTGCAACTGCTCCTGCAAGGAATAG
- the rsxE gene encoding electron transport complex subunit RsxE, producing MAKTLTQEFTKGLWQEIPPFRLVLGLCPTLGVTTTVQNGVGMGLATTFVLVCANLLVSALRKVIPPKVRIACFIVVIATFVTLVEMLMQAFTYPLYGMLGIFIPLIVVNCIVLGRAEAFAYKNPILPSLADGLGIGLGFTMALGALGAVREVIGTGCFTVPFGPTLTILSADWYTPFSFMVQAPGAFIGLGLMLCLMNLVPSK from the coding sequence ATGGCTAAAACACTGACTCAGGAATTTACCAAGGGCTTATGGCAGGAGATTCCGCCTTTCAGGCTTGTGTTGGGTCTCTGTCCCACTCTGGGCGTCACCACCACCGTGCAGAACGGCGTGGGCATGGGCCTGGCCACTACCTTTGTGCTGGTCTGCGCCAACCTCTTGGTTTCCGCACTGCGCAAAGTAATTCCGCCTAAAGTCCGCATCGCCTGCTTTATCGTGGTCATCGCCACCTTCGTCACCCTGGTGGAAATGCTCATGCAGGCTTTTACCTACCCGCTTTACGGCATGCTCGGCATCTTCATCCCCCTGATCGTTGTTAACTGCATCGTCCTGGGGCGCGCCGAGGCATTTGCGTACAAAAATCCCATTCTCCCCAGCCTTGCAGACGGCTTGGGAATCGGGCTCGGCTTCACCATGGCTCTGGGCGCCTTGGGCGCAGTCAGGGAAGTGATCGGAACCGGTTGCTTCACCGTTCCTTTCGGCCCCACCCTGACCATTCTTTCTGCTGACTGGTACACGCCTTTTTCCTTTATGGTGCAGGCCCCCGGCGCGTTTATCGGCCTGGGATTGATGCTTTGCCTTATGAACCTGGTGCCCAGCAAATAG
- a CDS encoding GMC family oxidoreductase N-terminal domain-containing protein, with product MKTIETDVVIAGSGPGGATVARELSLAGKNVVILERGAHHKVRGNVAGPFSMVEKMGFTWSREGLNMLRALTTGGSSMLFCGAAIPAPTWLLEKYGVDLTPFMEEAEKEIGIAAFPDSHIGPGARALMAAAHALDIPWEPMKKFIRHDLCDVSCPVCMYGCRKKAKWTARDYVEEAVKNGAQLINKARVDRIMEKNGQAAGVLAQTPEGELAVRAKAVVIAGGGLGTPVVLQRSGIENAGQGLFADPLVITYGVYSGPEMDMRKEIPMCCGNLDNSHDGIIIGDLMDPLPTFLLQMMYKGISHIPKSLSHSKMLGVMIKIRDEISGRIYPDETFSKPLTPADQQKIDRGIQVSRKILAQAGCKPETIVSTPVRAAHPGGTAPIGQVVDRDLETRITNCFVCDASVFPEPCGLPPVWSLIGFGKRLAQTRLIDAI from the coding sequence ATGAAAACGATAGAGACCGATGTGGTTATAGCGGGTTCCGGACCTGGAGGCGCCACCGTGGCGCGGGAGCTTTCTTTGGCGGGGAAAAACGTGGTCATTCTGGAACGAGGCGCTCATCATAAGGTTCGAGGAAACGTGGCCGGGCCGTTCTCAATGGTTGAGAAAATGGGCTTTACCTGGTCCAGGGAAGGCCTGAACATGCTTCGAGCCCTAACCACCGGGGGCAGTTCCATGCTCTTTTGCGGGGCGGCCATTCCAGCGCCGACCTGGCTGCTTGAAAAGTATGGCGTCGACCTGACGCCTTTCATGGAGGAGGCGGAAAAAGAGATCGGAATAGCCGCTTTTCCTGACAGCCATATCGGCCCCGGCGCCCGCGCCCTTATGGCTGCCGCCCATGCCCTGGACATTCCGTGGGAGCCCATGAAAAAATTCATCCGGCATGACTTGTGCGATGTTTCCTGCCCAGTATGCATGTACGGATGCAGGAAAAAAGCCAAATGGACGGCCAGGGATTATGTGGAGGAAGCGGTCAAAAACGGGGCGCAGTTGATTAACAAGGCCCGGGTTGACAGGATTATGGAAAAAAATGGCCAGGCGGCCGGAGTCCTTGCTCAAACCCCGGAAGGGGAATTGGCCGTACGAGCCAAAGCGGTGGTGATCGCCGGCGGTGGGCTTGGAACTCCGGTCGTCCTGCAGCGCTCGGGGATCGAAAATGCAGGGCAAGGACTGTTTGCAGATCCGCTGGTCATTACCTACGGAGTGTATAGCGGCCCGGAAATGGACATGCGTAAGGAAATTCCCATGTGCTGCGGCAATCTGGATAATTCGCACGACGGCATCATCATAGGCGATCTTATGGACCCTCTGCCTACCTTTTTGCTTCAAATGATGTACAAGGGAATCAGCCATATTCCCAAATCGTTGTCCCACTCCAAAATGCTGGGTGTCATGATTAAAATTCGGGACGAAATATCGGGCCGCATCTATCCTGACGAAACTTTTTCCAAACCCTTAACCCCTGCGGATCAGCAAAAAATCGACAGGGGTATACAGGTTTCGCGCAAGATACTGGCCCAAGCAGGCTGCAAGCCGGAAACCATCGTTTCCACGCCGGTCAGGGCCGCCCATCCAGGAGGAACCGCGCCTATCGGGCAGGTGGTGGACAGGGATTTGGAAACCCGTATTACGAATTGTTTTGTATGCGACGCCAGCGTATTTCCCGAGCCTTGCGGCCTACCTCCGGTATGGAGTTTAATCGGGTTTGGGAAGCGCTTAGCGCAAACCCGCTTGATTGATGCAATTTAG
- a CDS encoding RnfABCDGE type electron transport complex subunit D, with translation METNKKFVVSYAPHCHNGDRISKKSYNMMLAALPAVFFGILQYGIAALSVICLCVSTAMAWELIFNRIMKQPPTIGDGNAALTGLLLGMLMPPVVPWWVILTMTFVTILIGKVIWGGMGGNPFNPVILGYAITRLSWGGFLDVDASLAPGYIFDFNMANPIVAVKSAIWDGAGADAASAFSTKALLLGQHCGTIGTMFGLGLIVGGLYLIIRGYLRWELCLSYLAGVIVTATLFSAFGPEGKYAGATFHVLAGFTLIAAFFFMAEDSSTPINLIPMVIYGVGAGVLTILIRNIGNYADGVIFAFLLMNVLNPLLDNIRPKALGKVVENE, from the coding sequence ATGGAAACTAATAAAAAATTTGTGGTATCCTACGCGCCCCATTGCCACAACGGGGACCGGATATCCAAGAAAAGCTATAACATGATGTTGGCGGCGCTGCCGGCGGTGTTTTTCGGGATACTGCAGTACGGCATCGCGGCCCTTAGCGTGATCTGCCTGTGCGTCTCCACCGCCATGGCATGGGAGCTGATTTTCAACCGGATCATGAAGCAGCCCCCCACCATCGGCGACGGAAACGCTGCTTTGACAGGCCTGCTTCTCGGCATGCTCATGCCGCCGGTCGTTCCCTGGTGGGTGATCCTCACCATGACCTTTGTGACGATCCTGATCGGAAAAGTGATTTGGGGCGGAATGGGCGGCAACCCGTTCAATCCCGTCATCCTCGGCTACGCCATTACAAGACTGTCCTGGGGCGGATTTCTGGATGTGGACGCCTCCCTGGCGCCCGGATACATTTTCGATTTCAACATGGCCAATCCCATTGTCGCCGTTAAGTCTGCGATATGGGACGGCGCGGGAGCGGACGCCGCCTCTGCGTTTTCCACCAAAGCCCTTCTTTTGGGACAGCATTGCGGGACCATCGGAACCATGTTTGGCCTGGGCCTGATTGTGGGCGGCCTCTATCTGATTATTCGCGGCTACCTCCGGTGGGAGCTCTGCCTGTCCTACCTGGCGGGCGTTATCGTCACAGCAACCTTGTTCTCGGCTTTCGGTCCTGAAGGTAAATATGCAGGAGCCACCTTCCACGTACTGGCGGGTTTCACCCTCATTGCAGCATTCTTCTTTATGGCGGAGGACTCCTCCACACCGATCAACCTGATTCCCATGGTGATTTACGGGGTGGGGGCAGGCGTCTTGACCATACTGATCAGAAACATTGGAAACTATGCAGACGGCGTGATCTTCGCCTTTCTGCTTATGAATGTCCTCAACCCCCTGTTGGATAATATCCGGCCCAAGGCGTTGGGAAAGGTGGTGGAAAATGAATGA
- the rnfG gene encoding RnfABCDGE type electron transport complex subunit G encodes MNDMIKMVFVLTALAAVSGLLLAGAKVKTDPLIEMQVLNNEQWPTLQVLFHDADNLSTLLDQRFKVPAGEKEVTIFPGIFDGQPKAVAFESKGTGFGGPVGVMVAVNLDTDEMVAIGVTTSSETPGFGSRAKEEPDLANQFKGLGLLQSFSVKADGGTVDAISGATVTSRAVCAAVTSAGETYKSIKPEILDKVKAL; translated from the coding sequence ATGAATGATATGATTAAAATGGTCTTTGTCCTCACCGCCTTGGCGGCTGTGTCGGGTTTGCTGCTTGCCGGCGCCAAAGTCAAGACCGACCCTTTGATTGAAATGCAGGTGCTCAATAATGAGCAGTGGCCGACTCTTCAGGTCCTTTTTCATGATGCAGACAACCTGTCCACCCTGTTGGATCAGCGTTTTAAGGTGCCTGCCGGAGAAAAGGAAGTTACCATATTCCCCGGCATCTTTGACGGACAGCCCAAAGCGGTTGCTTTTGAATCCAAAGGCACGGGCTTTGGCGGACCTGTGGGCGTTATGGTTGCCGTCAACCTGGACACCGACGAAATGGTCGCCATCGGCGTGACCACCAGTTCGGAAACTCCGGGCTTCGGCTCCAGAGCCAAGGAAGAGCCGGACCTGGCCAACCAGTTTAAAGGTTTGGGCTTGTTGCAGTCTTTCTCCGTCAAGGCGGACGGCGGTACAGTCGACGCCATCTCCGGCGCAACCGTTACCTCCAGGGCTGTCTGCGCTGCGGTTACCTCCGCCGGCGAGACCTACAAATCCATTAAGCCTGAAATTCTTGACAAAGTGAAGGCGTTATAA
- a CDS encoding ATP-binding protein — protein MAIVRACLELEEYQTGLEFLANKDAALAQLSPEDQADAARLCLRGEAPELALSVCLDADPRCLILRARALLELNRQKEARDLYASALEKNSALEDLHFEALLEAKVVEQASGPNGKVAHLRVIANGARDDSELNRLLTPLEPTVTFSDVGGLEDIKRQICRKIILPFQKPTIFQKFRKKAGGGILLYGPPGCGKTLLARATAGECQAAFFSVTIADILHMYAGESERKLNAIFENARLEAPSVIFFDELEAIGGKRRFNCERTSSKLVSQFLYELDGYSQNNQGLLIIGATNAPWAVDPAFCRPGRLDRVFVPPPDREARERIIEIHLKDRPAADCVSPKDLAKATRGFSGADLCSLVETACDWAIDASLTSGEETPLTGEFFETAMKKVKPTTMEWLTTAGNYAGYVNESGQYNDVLEFLTKYGK, from the coding sequence ATGGCTATTGTCAGAGCTTGCCTGGAATTGGAGGAATACCAAACCGGCCTGGAATTTTTGGCAAACAAGGACGCCGCCCTTGCGCAATTGTCGCCTGAAGACCAGGCGGACGCAGCCAGATTGTGCCTTCGGGGCGAGGCGCCGGAGTTGGCCTTATCCGTCTGCCTGGACGCAGACCCCCGCTGCCTGATTTTACGCGCCAGGGCGCTGCTTGAATTAAACCGGCAAAAGGAGGCCCGGGATCTTTACGCAAGCGCTTTAGAAAAGAACTCCGCCCTGGAAGACCTGCATTTTGAGGCTTTGTTAGAGGCTAAGGTAGTGGAACAAGCCTCTGGGCCCAACGGCAAGGTTGCCCATCTGCGCGTCATAGCAAATGGCGCCAGGGATGACTCCGAGTTGAACCGATTGTTGACCCCCTTGGAGCCGACCGTCACTTTTAGTGATGTAGGCGGCCTGGAGGACATTAAACGGCAAATTTGCCGAAAAATCATTCTGCCTTTTCAAAAACCGACCATCTTTCAAAAATTCCGGAAAAAAGCCGGAGGCGGCATATTGCTCTACGGCCCGCCGGGGTGCGGTAAAACCCTGTTGGCCAGAGCAACGGCCGGGGAATGCCAGGCCGCCTTCTTTAGTGTGACGATTGCGGACATTTTGCACATGTATGCCGGGGAATCGGAACGGAAGCTCAACGCCATCTTTGAAAACGCTCGGCTGGAGGCGCCTTCGGTCATATTCTTTGACGAGTTGGAGGCGATAGGAGGCAAAAGGAGGTTTAACTGCGAAAGAACATCCTCCAAATTGGTCAGCCAGTTTTTGTACGAGCTTGACGGTTACTCTCAAAATAATCAGGGATTGCTTATCATAGGCGCTACCAACGCGCCCTGGGCTGTTGATCCCGCCTTTTGCAGGCCAGGCCGCCTCGACAGGGTATTTGTCCCTCCTCCTGACAGGGAAGCCAGGGAGCGCATTATAGAAATCCACCTTAAGGACCGCCCCGCCGCCGACTGCGTCAGCCCCAAAGATTTAGCAAAGGCTACTAGGGGTTTTTCAGGCGCTGATCTGTGCAGTTTGGTGGAAACCGCGTGCGACTGGGCCATTGACGCCTCTTTAACATCCGGGGAGGAAACGCCTCTAACCGGCGAGTTTTTCGAGACTGCCATGAAGAAGGTAAAGCCGACGACCATGGAGTGGCTTACCACTGCCGGAAATTACGCCGGATACGTCAATGAATCCGGCCAGTACAATGACGTCCTGGAATTTTTAACGAAGTACGGAAAGTAA
- the gltA gene encoding NADPH-dependent glutamate synthase — translation MAEKKEKVPRQPMPEQDPKVRARNFEEVPFGYSEETAMLEASRCIQCKNPGCRQGCPVGIDIPGFIKQIAKGDFAAGIAKIKETNALPAVCGRVCPQEVQCESKCILGKKDEPVAIGRLERFLADWERKNGAVKIPEKKPATGKKVAVIGSGPSGLTVAGDLILNGHDVTVFEAFHKPGGVLLYGIPEFRLPKEILFAEINYMERLGVKFECNQVMGAIKSLEELFEEGFDAIYVAVGAGLPYFLGIPGENLIGVYSANEYLTRSNLMKAYLFPEYDTPIVIGKNVVVIGAGNVAMDSARTAMRLGAETVKIVYRRSREEMPARGEEIHHAQEEGIELFLLTAPLGFSGTDDGRLTTMHCKKMELGEPDASGRRRPVPIEGSEFDLECDLAVISVGAGANPLLTSTTPALELNKRGYIVADPNTGKTTMKGVWAGGDIVTGMATVIMAMGAGRAAANSMEDYLKLGW, via the coding sequence ATGGCAGAAAAAAAAGAAAAGGTCCCCAGGCAGCCCATGCCCGAGCAGGACCCTAAAGTTCGGGCAAGAAATTTCGAAGAAGTTCCTTTCGGCTACTCAGAAGAAACAGCCATGCTGGAGGCTTCCAGGTGCATTCAATGTAAGAATCCCGGTTGCCGTCAGGGCTGCCCCGTGGGCATCGATATCCCCGGATTCATCAAGCAGATTGCCAAGGGCGACTTCGCCGCCGGCATCGCAAAAATCAAGGAAACCAACGCACTGCCCGCAGTATGCGGCCGCGTTTGCCCCCAGGAAGTGCAATGCGAGTCCAAGTGCATCTTGGGTAAAAAGGACGAACCCGTTGCTATCGGCCGCCTGGAACGCTTTTTGGCGGATTGGGAGCGCAAAAACGGCGCTGTCAAGATTCCCGAGAAGAAACCTGCCACCGGCAAAAAAGTGGCCGTTATCGGCTCCGGCCCCTCCGGGCTCACCGTGGCCGGCGACCTGATCCTTAACGGACACGACGTCACCGTGTTCGAGGCTTTCCATAAGCCTGGCGGCGTGCTTCTGTACGGCATTCCCGAGTTCCGTCTGCCCAAGGAAATCCTGTTTGCGGAAATCAATTACATGGAACGCCTGGGCGTCAAGTTTGAGTGCAACCAGGTGATGGGCGCCATCAAGTCCCTGGAAGAATTGTTCGAAGAAGGCTTCGACGCTATTTACGTGGCCGTCGGCGCCGGCCTGCCCTACTTCCTGGGCATTCCCGGCGAAAACCTCATCGGCGTATACTCGGCCAACGAGTACCTGACCCGTTCCAACCTCATGAAGGCTTACCTCTTCCCCGAATACGATACGCCTATCGTCATCGGCAAGAACGTGGTCGTCATCGGCGCCGGAAACGTGGCCATGGACTCCGCCCGCACGGCCATGCGCCTGGGCGCGGAAACCGTCAAGATCGTGTATCGCCGCTCCCGCGAAGAAATGCCCGCCCGCGGCGAGGAAATCCACCATGCGCAAGAGGAAGGCATAGAGCTCTTCCTCCTGACGGCGCCTCTGGGATTCTCCGGCACGGATGACGGCCGCTTGACCACTATGCACTGCAAGAAAATGGAACTGGGCGAACCCGACGCTTCCGGACGCCGCCGCCCTGTGCCCATCGAAGGCTCTGAATTCGATCTGGAATGCGACCTGGCAGTCATCTCCGTGGGCGCCGGCGCAAACCCGCTGCTCACCTCCACCACCCCGGCCCTGGAACTGAACAAACGGGGCTACATCGTGGCAGATCCCAACACGGGCAAAACCACCATGAAGGGCGTGTGGGCCGGCGGCGACATCGTCACCGGTATGGCTACGGTCATCATGGCCATGGGCGCAGGCCGCGCCGCAGCCAACTCCATGGAAGATTACCTTAAGCTGGGCTGGTAA
- a CDS encoding ATP-binding protein has translation MEAAKLEGKAGNKKEEYTGTPGDFWRMHGWRRPLHFLHAVIYYGDTRRYVHVLTVVLTYVMERSPKFLNNSAAYKWLLNWLPRRYHGKVLTCEHAAQILTLNQDVHVQPDQAKRVLTYDMVNQIVLKNPNSVAVGDCACRVRRENPCTPYHVCMFVGEPFATYAVQHGKEKLNIHYVTQEEALAVLQQAHEAGYVHNAFFKDAAGDRLFAICNCCLCCCGGMQAQSWLRDFFQGDNPELKLLESSGYVAAHDPDKCLGCGQCVEACGFLAVKMKDGRPVVESDRCLGCGICVDKCPSGAILLERDYSKPEPLDLSALETI, from the coding sequence ATGGAGGCGGCGAAACTTGAGGGCAAGGCTGGAAACAAAAAGGAAGAGTATACCGGAACGCCTGGGGATTTTTGGAGGATGCACGGCTGGAGGCGGCCGCTGCATTTTCTTCACGCAGTGATTTACTACGGAGATACCAGGCGCTACGTGCATGTTTTGACGGTGGTTCTCACGTATGTCATGGAGCGATCTCCCAAGTTTTTAAATAACAGCGCTGCCTACAAATGGCTCCTTAACTGGCTTCCCAGAAGGTATCACGGCAAGGTGCTGACGTGCGAGCACGCCGCCCAAATTCTTACCCTGAACCAAGACGTCCACGTGCAGCCGGATCAGGCCAAACGGGTTTTGACCTACGACATGGTCAACCAAATCGTTCTGAAGAATCCCAACTCTGTGGCGGTTGGAGATTGCGCATGCAGGGTGCGGCGGGAAAATCCATGCACGCCTTACCATGTATGCATGTTTGTGGGGGAGCCCTTCGCCACTTACGCGGTGCAGCACGGCAAAGAAAAGCTGAACATTCACTACGTCACCCAGGAGGAGGCCCTTGCTGTTTTGCAGCAGGCGCATGAAGCCGGATACGTGCACAACGCTTTTTTTAAGGACGCGGCCGGAGACCGCCTGTTCGCCATATGCAATTGCTGTTTGTGCTGCTGCGGGGGCATGCAGGCGCAGAGCTGGCTTCGGGATTTTTTCCAGGGCGACAACCCGGAGCTGAAATTGCTGGAATCCTCCGGATACGTTGCGGCTCATGATCCTGATAAGTGCCTGGGGTGCGGCCAGTGCGTGGAGGCGTGCGGGTTTCTGGCGGTAAAAATGAAGGACGGGCGGCCTGTGGTGGAGTCGGACAGATGCCTTGGGTGCGGCATTTGCGTGGACAAATGCCCGTCAGGAGCCATTCTCCTGGAGAGGGATTATTCCAAGCCGGAGCCTTTGGATCTATCGGCGCTGGAAACCATATAG
- a CDS encoding TIGR00725 family protein produces the protein MIVIGVMGGGSVTDNSEAQAYKLGKLIAREGWALLNGGRAAGVMDASAKGAKDAGGLTIGVLPDTDASQTSQYIDIPILTGMNAARNYINVLSSQVVVACPGAAGTLSEIALAMKSQRPVICMGWDPGPVVANMAKTGMFVLVENPEEAITEIKRLLRDLP, from the coding sequence ATGATAGTTATCGGCGTGATGGGCGGGGGAAGTGTAACGGATAACAGCGAAGCCCAGGCCTATAAACTGGGCAAACTCATCGCCCGGGAAGGCTGGGCGCTTTTAAACGGCGGCCGGGCCGCCGGGGTCATGGACGCTTCCGCCAAAGGCGCCAAAGATGCCGGAGGACTCACCATCGGCGTGCTGCCTGACACGGACGCCTCCCAGACTTCCCAATATATTGATATACCGATCCTTACGGGCATGAACGCGGCCAGAAATTACATCAACGTCCTGTCCTCCCAAGTGGTGGTGGCCTGTCCTGGCGCCGCTGGCACTCTTTCTGAAATCGCCCTGGCCATGAAAAGCCAGCGCCCTGTCATCTGCATGGGCTGGGACCCAGGCCCGGTTGTGGCGAACATGGCAAAAACCGGAATGTTTGTTCTAGTTGAGAATCCCGAAGAGGCAATCACTGAAATAAAGCGTTTGTTGCGTGACCTGCCTTAA
- a CDS encoding TetR/AcrR family transcriptional regulator, translating to MNQPKGNAKIQKILEAARVILAEEGYTAATISQIAAKAEVSRGLLHYHFKSKEDLLVQVFRHNMEDILEATNNIFSNAENLSDLAAGLTQALQFILESDPYYFTLFMESWTLVRQGPEAMTLLREFHARFRQAIHDGLEGMAQKGAIQPAKNLEGMAAVLTAIVDGISLQMTIEPVLSKDNSIWGAVRSAIVLLAGQECES from the coding sequence ATGAACCAGCCCAAGGGAAACGCCAAAATCCAAAAAATCCTGGAAGCAGCCAGAGTCATCTTAGCTGAAGAAGGATACACAGCAGCGACCATCAGCCAAATAGCCGCCAAGGCGGAAGTCAGCAGAGGGCTGCTCCATTATCATTTTAAAAGCAAGGAAGATCTGCTTGTGCAGGTTTTCCGCCATAATATGGAAGATATTCTGGAGGCCACCAACAATATTTTCAGCAATGCGGAAAACCTTTCAGATCTTGCCGCAGGCCTGACTCAGGCCTTGCAGTTTATCTTGGAGTCGGACCCCTATTATTTTACTTTGTTTATGGAGAGTTGGACCTTGGTCCGCCAGGGGCCGGAGGCCATGACGCTTCTTAGGGAGTTTCATGCAAGGTTCAGGCAGGCCATCCACGACGGGTTGGAAGGCATGGCGCAAAAGGGGGCGATTCAGCCTGCGAAAAACCTTGAGGGAATGGCTGCCGTCCTCACCGCCATCGTGGATGGGATCAGCCTGCAGATGACTATTGAACCTGTGTTGAGCAAGGATAATTCCATATGGGGTGCGGTTCGCTCGGCCATTGTCCTGCTGGCCGGGCAAGAATGTGAATCTTAA
- a CDS encoding electron transport complex protein RnfA: MEDIIVLIISCIFVNNILLAQFLGNCPFLGTSKKLETALGMAMAVIFVLVMAGAITWIVQYFVLEKFNLQYLQTIAFILVIASLVQFVEMFLKKSIPGLYAGLGIFLPLITTNCAVFGVCIINMKEGYGFLETLVSSFAYAAGFGLALVLFAGVRERIILARVPKPLQDTSIGLIAAGVLALAFMGFKGMV; the protein is encoded by the coding sequence ATGGAAGATATTATAGTCCTTATTATTAGTTGCATCTTTGTCAACAACATCCTTCTGGCGCAGTTTTTGGGCAACTGCCCCTTCCTGGGAACCTCCAAAAAACTGGAGACGGCACTGGGTATGGCCATGGCGGTTATTTTTGTTCTGGTCATGGCGGGCGCCATCACTTGGATTGTCCAATATTTCGTGCTGGAAAAATTCAACCTGCAATATCTGCAAACCATTGCGTTTATTCTGGTTATTGCATCCCTGGTTCAGTTTGTGGAAATGTTCCTTAAAAAGAGCATCCCCGGCCTCTACGCCGGTCTGGGCATCTTCCTGCCCCTGATCACCACGAACTGCGCTGTGTTCGGCGTCTGCATCATCAATATGAAAGAGGGCTACGGTTTCCTGGAAACCCTGGTTTCCTCTTTTGCATACGCCGCCGGTTTTGGTCTGGCCCTGGTCCTGTTCGCAGGCGTCAGGGAGCGCATTATCCTCGCCAGGGTGCCCAAACCCCTGCAGGATACATCCATCGGCCTTATCGCAGCAGGTGTGCTGGCTTTGGCTTTCATGGGATTCAAGGGAATGGTCTAG